The DNA window ATCGGTCATATGGGCGGTCCCTTCTGGGCCGGCCGCGACAGCGCTGCCTGGTCGATCCCCAAGGGCGAGTACGAGCTGGACGAGACGCCCGAAGCGGCAGCCCGGCGGGAGTTCACGGAGGAGCTAGGCCTGCCGGTGCCGGACGGAGAGCTCATCCCCCTCGGTGAGGCCCGCCAGCCGAGCGGGAAAGTCGTCACGGTCTGGGCCCTGGAGGCCGATCTGGACCCGGCGCTCGCCGACTTCGGGATGTTCACCATGGAGTGGCCGAGGGGCTCCGGGGTGCAGCAGGAGTTCCCGGAGATCGACCAGGTCGCCTGGTGCACGCCCGAGAACGCCCACGAAC is part of the Streptomyces agglomeratus genome and encodes:
- a CDS encoding NUDIX domain-containing protein — encoded protein: MSGKRSAGLLLFRTSDGHDGAEVLIGHMGGPFWAGRDSAAWSIPKGEYELDETPEAAARREFTEELGLPVPDGELIPLGEARQPSGKVVTVWALEADLDPALADFGMFTMEWPRGSGVQQEFPEIDQVAWCTPENAHERLVTGQRVFLERLARHLEDRRG